A genomic stretch from Petrimonas mucosa includes:
- a CDS encoding DUF5722 domain-containing protein, with protein MQQAITNRRNRALGRCRLYMAVLIISSGIFQACQKEEGKTGAPIIVKSNTQYLKFNLASANQLTISKDDKNGYSITTTGGDPYIMTEEISKARHADSVVLSFEYKSSKDIDRLQVFFGPDIAESRSLFGPLLSASSGWRTYSLIMPKELEKFSWGKAGDILRFDFGTESGVNLAIRNIYFRKMNALELHAFEEEEARIRQEESIQRAWEEYLAKDYASKISEVKIDATTVTITGEYNGDGAFSLCEVVPMDTLVAMKSFRERTPLDSRSFQVTLPRFVTRNGLNYDRLLSRWVIVKEGGNGLLIDSHARYPDLIAAQQSMPPGVLKSKKGLGGFFMNSFASDLDLLGITSITINIPITAMMYTYPAANTIEHEYGGRRYYFSRNYLNGIDEALRLTASREIVVAAIILIQKAAECVDPEIGRLLQHPAYTPEGIYTMPNLTTDRGVNCYAAALDFLASRYNRPDNGNGRIHKWIMHNEVDAGLTWTNMGRKPMMIYLESYLSSMRICHAVTRQYDPHSEVMGSFTHSWSEPVELYSSKEMLTAMQKFSIREGDFQWGVAYHPYPQDLNEPKTWNDTRATFSINTPLVTFKNLEVIDYWIRKNENRYLSSQKRTLWLSENGTNSRSYSNKDLMEQAAGFAYAWKKLSLLEGIDAIQWHNWIDNRTEFGLRIGLRRFPDDETEPGGVKPVWYAYQAAGTEREDEVFEPYRSIIGIRQWNEIMHNVIP; from the coding sequence ATGCAACAAGCTATAACAAATAGACGAAATCGTGCACTTGGAAGATGCCGGCTCTACATGGCCGTGCTGATCATTTCATCCGGTATCTTCCAGGCTTGTCAGAAGGAGGAAGGGAAAACAGGAGCGCCGATAATTGTCAAATCAAACACCCAATACCTGAAGTTTAACCTTGCATCGGCAAACCAGCTGACCATCAGCAAGGATGACAAAAATGGCTACTCGATCACCACTACAGGCGGTGATCCCTATATCATGACCGAGGAGATATCAAAGGCGAGGCACGCAGATTCCGTGGTGCTCTCTTTTGAATACAAAAGCTCAAAAGATATCGACCGGCTACAGGTTTTCTTTGGCCCCGACATTGCAGAATCGCGTTCTCTCTTTGGCCCATTGCTGAGTGCCTCCTCCGGATGGAGAACCTATTCGTTGATCATGCCAAAAGAGTTGGAAAAATTCTCCTGGGGAAAAGCGGGTGATATTCTCCGGTTTGATTTTGGCACCGAGAGTGGCGTGAATCTGGCTATCAGAAACATCTACTTCAGAAAGATGAATGCCTTGGAACTCCATGCGTTTGAGGAGGAGGAGGCTCGCATCAGGCAGGAAGAGTCGATCCAGCGCGCATGGGAGGAGTACTTGGCGAAAGATTACGCATCGAAGATTAGCGAAGTGAAGATTGATGCCACAACGGTGACCATCACGGGCGAATACAATGGTGACGGAGCGTTCAGCTTGTGCGAGGTGGTGCCAATGGACACGTTGGTTGCCATGAAGAGTTTCAGAGAGAGAACACCCCTGGATAGCCGCTCCTTCCAGGTCACGCTACCCAGGTTCGTCACCCGTAACGGATTGAATTACGACCGATTGCTATCCAGGTGGGTGATCGTCAAGGAGGGCGGAAACGGCCTCTTAATTGATTCTCATGCCCGGTATCCAGATCTCATTGCCGCCCAACAATCGATGCCTCCGGGAGTGTTAAAGAGCAAAAAGGGGTTGGGAGGCTTTTTCATGAACAGTTTCGCAAGCGACTTGGACCTCCTCGGCATCACCAGCATCACCATCAATATTCCCATAACCGCAATGATGTACACCTATCCGGCAGCAAATACAATCGAGCATGAGTATGGGGGCAGGAGGTACTACTTCTCGAGAAACTACCTCAATGGCATCGATGAAGCATTGAGACTGACAGCCTCCAGAGAGATTGTGGTTGCGGCAATTATCCTGATACAGAAAGCGGCCGAGTGTGTGGATCCGGAAATTGGCAGGCTGCTACAGCATCCCGCATATACCCCGGAAGGAATCTATACAATGCCCAACCTGACAACCGATCGGGGAGTCAACTGTTACGCCGCGGCGCTCGATTTCCTTGCGTCCCGTTACAACAGGCCCGACAACGGTAACGGGAGAATACACAAATGGATCATGCACAATGAGGTGGACGCCGGTCTCACCTGGACCAACATGGGACGGAAGCCAATGATGATTTACCTGGAGAGCTACCTCAGCTCCATGCGGATCTGCCATGCCGTCACCCGGCAATATGATCCCCACAGTGAAGTGATGGGGTCGTTCACCCATTCGTGGTCAGAGCCGGTGGAGCTCTACTCCTCCAAGGAGATGCTGACAGCCATGCAAAAGTTCAGTATCAGGGAGGGGGACTTTCAATGGGGTGTGGCCTACCATCCCTATCCGCAAGACCTGAACGAACCCAAAACATGGAACGATACAAGAGCCACATTCAGCATCAACACTCCCCTGGTCACCTTCAAGAATCTCGAAGTAATCGACTACTGGATCCGAAAAAATGAAAACCGTTACCTCTCAAGCCAGAAAAGAACATTGTGGCTCTCCGAGAACGGAACCAACTCCAGGAGCTACAGCAACAAGGATCTGATGGAGCAGGCTGCCGGTTTTGCCTATGCCTGGAAAAAGTTGTCTCTCCTGGAGGGAATCGATGCCATACAATGGCACAACTGGATCGATAACCGGACAGAATTCGGTTTGAGAATTGGCTTACGACGCTTTCCAGATGACGAGACGGAGCCGGGAGGTGTCAAGCCGGTCTGGTACGCCTACCAGGCTGCCGGCACGGAGAGGGAAGATGAGGTTTTCGAGCCCTACAGATCAATCATCGGTATCCGGCAATGGAATGAAATCATGCACAATGTCATACCCTAA
- a CDS encoding glycoside hydrolase family 127 protein, which produces MKRISSIITLITVVSLAILVSCSDHKEKEAVRDTMSPLPPGSARLEGFFEQYIQHSINHWNKGDLPYDQFVDFFRNGRPQFALGEMWGKAVRSGSMFYRYTNDPELRQILETTVNDLLTTRRENGSISCVPIENQPEESELWERKYVMLGLEEYYEWVNPDPQVLDALISQADNIISLIGPSPKTEITDVGWSATNIGHEPCHIESSTLLEPFMRLYKWTGEKRFLDFAAYIIESGGTKEYNLFQNALNNVNPWEMAGHYPKAYEMMSLFEGLAEYYRVVGKPEHKEMLMNMFRNIASKEITIIGNGGSDQPYHPYVYGEAWGNTALEQTNPDITRMMETCVGVTWMKFCSQLLRLTGDPAIAGYIEKYAYNGLIGAMKPTGDGFSYVNLLNGSKVTDEGWGWKFDSLQVTCCNLNGPMGLAYIPYVAVMNSDSGPVINLYNRGDFVFETPGKRSGSIAINTDYPVSGKIEVKVALDKSETFTIRLRIPEWSLATTLTVNNGPVEVTPGSYTEISRKWESGDSIRLELDMRCRVIDAPRGSNRAGDNFQAVIYGPVVLARDEQIDSNYDKPVRLASENGFINAVQEKPAAGRSNLQFSVPLEDGGYITMTDYASVDNWNNGMHICTWLPIKEGESHGK; this is translated from the coding sequence ATGAAACGAATTTCAAGCATCATCACACTTATCACGGTTGTTTCACTTGCAATCCTTGTTTCGTGCAGTGATCACAAAGAAAAGGAAGCCGTCCGGGATACAATGTCTCCGCTACCGCCCGGTTCGGCAAGGCTGGAGGGCTTTTTCGAACAGTACATCCAGCACTCCATTAACCATTGGAACAAGGGCGATCTGCCTTACGACCAGTTTGTAGACTTCTTCAGAAACGGGCGACCCCAGTTCGCATTGGGCGAGATGTGGGGAAAAGCAGTTCGTTCCGGCAGCATGTTTTACCGGTATACCAACGACCCTGAGCTTCGTCAGATTCTGGAGACAACCGTCAACGACCTGCTTACCACCCGGAGGGAGAATGGCAGCATCAGCTGTGTCCCAATTGAAAATCAGCCCGAGGAGAGTGAGTTGTGGGAACGGAAGTATGTAATGTTGGGTCTGGAGGAGTATTACGAGTGGGTAAATCCCGATCCTCAAGTCCTTGACGCCCTGATCAGCCAGGCCGACAATATTATCTCCCTGATCGGCCCCTCACCGAAAACTGAAATCACGGACGTGGGATGGAGTGCCACCAATATCGGACATGAACCTTGCCACATTGAATCCAGTACCCTGCTGGAACCTTTCATGCGACTCTATAAATGGACCGGGGAGAAACGTTTTCTCGACTTCGCCGCTTACATCATAGAATCGGGAGGCACAAAAGAGTACAACCTTTTCCAGAATGCCCTGAACAACGTCAATCCCTGGGAAATGGCCGGTCACTACCCCAAAGCCTACGAAATGATGTCGCTCTTCGAAGGTTTGGCCGAATATTACAGGGTGGTGGGAAAACCGGAACACAAGGAGATGCTGATGAATATGTTCCGGAACATCGCATCCAAGGAGATCACCATCATCGGTAACGGGGGATCGGATCAGCCCTATCACCCTTACGTCTATGGTGAGGCATGGGGAAACACTGCACTGGAGCAGACCAATCCCGACATTACCCGCATGATGGAGACTTGCGTAGGGGTGACCTGGATGAAGTTTTGCAGCCAGTTGCTCCGCCTGACGGGCGATCCTGCCATCGCCGGCTACATTGAAAAGTATGCCTATAACGGACTGATTGGTGCGATGAAACCTACAGGCGATGGATTCAGTTACGTCAACCTGCTGAATGGCTCGAAGGTGACCGATGAGGGTTGGGGTTGGAAATTCGACTCGCTGCAGGTAACCTGTTGCAATCTCAACGGACCGATGGGACTGGCATATATTCCCTACGTGGCAGTAATGAATTCCGACAGTGGACCGGTTATCAATCTCTATAACAGGGGAGATTTTGTTTTTGAAACTCCCGGCAAGAGATCGGGCTCCATTGCCATCAACACCGACTATCCGGTTTCTGGCAAAATAGAGGTTAAGGTGGCGCTTGACAAGAGTGAAACATTTACAATCCGTTTACGGATTCCGGAATGGAGTCTCGCCACAACGCTCACCGTGAACAACGGGCCGGTTGAGGTGACCCCCGGCAGCTATACGGAAATAAGCCGCAAATGGGAATCGGGCGACTCTATCAGGTTGGAGTTGGATATGAGGTGCAGGGTGATTGACGCACCACGTGGAAGCAATCGCGCTGGCGACAATTTCCAGGCGGTGATCTACGGACCGGTAGTGTTGGCAAGGGATGAGCAGATCGACAGCAACTACGACAAACCGGTACGTCTGGCATCGGAGAACGGTTTCATCAATGCAGTCCAGGAGAAGCCTGCTGCCGGCAGAAGCAACCTGCAGTTCTCGGTACCCTTGGAAGATGGCGGATATATTACCATGACCGACTACGCCTCCGTGGATAACTGGAACAATGGCATGCATATCTGCACATGGCTTCCGATAAAGGA
- a CDS encoding DUF4832 domain-containing protein encodes MKSDRRTFIKKWSIASLGLATAIRSDLHGMPLNSSPTSAIEPEIEPLPSGQLHARLTDHGEALINPGMGWVTYYYSNLYQNYGSKLEPSDTVRYFPGMNTVFLRIPWAFVEPEEGQYVWEILDTPAQRWIEQGGQVGICITATENWMGSGTPKWIYDAGAKSYEVDGYLEPDYDDPIFLEKVENFVRVLAARYDNNPNVAYLFVGHYGMWGEGHTVLTTPKHGKSWGVETQKRMIDLYRRHFKHTTLCISDDYAGHDQRGERFPITDYAFSQGVTIHDDSILVQPPPNSWFHSEMAQLFWPTLPVVLEHEHYGGSVERGAWDNDLLMKAVEDYHASFLSIHWWPDRFYEANKEIIRRINRRIGYRLQVPEITWPRTVRKGEKFTIKSRWANAGVAPCYGGGYPCFTLKDEKGGIVSVLTDSSCNLKELPVSEADNLKSREITSTFTIAPAHRDHKGTFFRTCKPGTYDLYLSAGKLDGTPIYELPYGNHDGHRRYKIGRIVLLDYASRMKADSQIPVECRHRLLSIVTMCLCMLSVYAGRPAQLHCLGNGNYCVFGQGADIESIFGPGYSSPSYIRLIVQDMDSTSSSRIPGTAIWEHTLYKGGEIVARFKDFIDSKSAIYTRMVECLKPFAINIHIEESDRITLHHTSSLLLYKGRGLPFYGDYNHPYEQFQNICSTGNSELNQVEPDLFSLSFKPGKSELYCIGGASFQECDENSRLALTATAPFLLERTKKYWENYTNRRKAFEKLIPESFPMRRKVLDQIDNVAIILKTQQATQGAVIAGHRYHLGYVRDQYGVSRGFLAMGYFEEARKILQFYWDIWQHFGYIRNAQAIGIPGIFHQHENDEVEITGYLIIQAFDYLNNTNDVAFTREILPMLEWAWQAQKRHLIKGMLPFNGDETYVAGGILPRSALNDGSAEATLLFIESGKKLLSFVEKYGLWNSSTILSDRRLLHQTERAYLQNFVSGRQIMANNPLRMDIESMPEYRHGFCAGSHGVLETRKDSGGNYLCPKCIAEGLTLPVIERKSYFLPSLALTPLYLRSTVIPRKILDHNLALIIDNYKRKGEVSSREGSAITIGYEYGFFLYALSRYKEPLAARILADMLSIVDETGAWVEYYNNGVPMGCNYRPWESAINIEAIISYATSYNK; translated from the coding sequence ATGAAGAGTGACAGAAGAACATTTATCAAGAAATGGAGTATCGCCTCCCTGGGCCTGGCCACTGCCATCCGGAGCGATCTGCATGGCATGCCCTTGAACAGCAGTCCAACCTCAGCTATCGAGCCGGAGATTGAACCGCTACCTTCGGGTCAGTTGCACGCACGCCTTACCGACCATGGTGAAGCTTTGATCAACCCCGGAATGGGATGGGTGACCTATTACTATTCAAATCTGTACCAGAATTACGGTTCAAAGTTGGAACCCTCCGATACGGTCCGCTACTTTCCCGGAATGAACACCGTCTTTCTTCGTATACCCTGGGCATTCGTGGAGCCGGAAGAGGGACAGTATGTATGGGAAATCCTGGACACCCCCGCCCAACGATGGATTGAACAGGGTGGCCAGGTGGGAATCTGCATCACCGCGACTGAAAACTGGATGGGATCGGGAACCCCTAAATGGATCTACGATGCGGGGGCCAAGTCATACGAAGTGGATGGATATCTTGAGCCGGACTACGACGATCCGATCTTTCTGGAAAAGGTGGAGAATTTCGTCCGGGTACTGGCTGCCAGATATGACAACAATCCCAACGTGGCCTACCTGTTTGTGGGTCATTACGGAATGTGGGGCGAAGGCCATACCGTATTGACCACACCCAAACATGGCAAATCGTGGGGAGTGGAGACACAGAAAAGGATGATCGACCTCTACCGCAGGCACTTCAAGCACACCACGCTCTGCATATCGGATGATTATGCGGGACATGACCAGCGAGGAGAACGTTTCCCGATCACGGACTACGCCTTTTCACAGGGAGTGACCATACATGACGACAGCATTCTGGTACAACCACCTCCAAACAGTTGGTTTCACAGCGAAATGGCACAGCTCTTCTGGCCCACTCTTCCGGTGGTCCTGGAACATGAGCACTATGGAGGATCGGTCGAAAGGGGAGCTTGGGACAACGATCTGCTCATGAAAGCGGTAGAGGATTATCACGCTTCGTTCCTCTCGATCCACTGGTGGCCCGATCGTTTTTACGAAGCAAACAAGGAGATCATCCGACGGATAAACAGGCGTATCGGCTACCGCCTGCAGGTACCGGAAATCACCTGGCCCCGAACCGTAAGAAAAGGGGAAAAGTTTACCATCAAGAGCAGGTGGGCCAACGCCGGGGTTGCACCATGCTACGGGGGTGGTTATCCCTGTTTCACCCTTAAGGATGAGAAGGGCGGAATCGTATCGGTTCTTACCGACTCTTCCTGCAACCTGAAGGAGCTCCCCGTAAGTGAGGCCGACAACCTGAAGAGCAGGGAGATCACCTCCACCTTCACCATTGCACCTGCTCACCGGGATCACAAGGGAACATTTTTCCGCACATGCAAGCCCGGAACCTACGACCTGTATCTGTCGGCCGGCAAACTCGACGGGACCCCCATCTATGAACTGCCATATGGCAATCACGACGGGCACAGGCGTTATAAGATAGGGAGAATTGTTTTATTGGATTACGCCTCCCGTATGAAAGCAGACAGCCAGATACCTGTTGAATGCAGGCATAGATTGCTCTCTATTGTCACCATGTGCCTCTGCATGCTATCTGTTTATGCCGGCAGGCCAGCACAGCTCCACTGCCTGGGAAACGGAAACTACTGTGTATTCGGCCAGGGAGCAGACATTGAGAGCATATTCGGGCCGGGATACAGTTCACCCTCATACATCCGGCTGATCGTGCAGGATATGGACTCCACCAGCAGTTCACGGATACCGGGAACTGCTATCTGGGAGCATACGCTCTACAAGGGAGGGGAGATTGTGGCGAGATTCAAGGATTTCATCGACAGCAAATCGGCAATCTATACCCGGATGGTGGAGTGCCTCAAGCCTTTTGCCATCAATATCCATATAGAGGAAAGCGACAGGATCACCCTCCACCACACCTCATCCCTGCTGCTCTACAAAGGGAGGGGATTACCCTTTTACGGTGATTATAATCATCCATATGAGCAATTTCAAAATATCTGCTCAACGGGTAACAGTGAACTGAATCAGGTTGAACCCGATCTCTTCTCGCTCAGTTTCAAACCGGGAAAAAGCGAACTCTACTGCATTGGTGGAGCCTCATTTCAGGAGTGTGACGAGAACAGCCGCCTGGCATTGACAGCCACGGCTCCATTCCTGCTGGAGAGAACCAAAAAATATTGGGAGAACTATACAAACCGACGAAAGGCATTCGAGAAGCTCATTCCGGAGAGCTTCCCCATGAGGCGGAAGGTGCTCGACCAGATCGACAACGTGGCCATTATCTTGAAGACCCAACAGGCTACCCAGGGAGCGGTGATTGCCGGACACCGCTACCACCTGGGATATGTAAGGGACCAGTACGGTGTCTCAAGGGGATTCCTGGCGATGGGATATTTTGAGGAAGCCCGGAAAATTCTGCAATTCTACTGGGATATCTGGCAACATTTCGGATATATCCGCAACGCCCAGGCTATTGGAATTCCCGGCATCTTCCACCAGCATGAAAATGACGAGGTTGAAATTACCGGATACCTGATCATTCAAGCTTTCGACTACTTGAACAACACAAACGATGTCGCTTTTACAAGGGAGATCCTCCCCATGTTGGAGTGGGCCTGGCAGGCGCAAAAAAGACACCTGATCAAAGGGATGTTGCCCTTCAACGGAGATGAGACCTACGTGGCCGGTGGGATATTGCCCCGAAGTGCACTGAACGACGGTTCTGCCGAAGCGACTCTCCTTTTCATCGAATCGGGGAAAAAGCTCCTCTCCTTCGTGGAGAAGTACGGGTTATGGAACAGTTCAACCATCCTATCCGACAGGAGACTACTCCATCAGACCGAGAGAGCTTATCTGCAGAACTTCGTATCCGGCAGACAAATTATGGCCAACAACCCTTTGCGGATGGATATTGAATCGATGCCTGAATACCGTCATGGCTTCTGCGCCGGATCACACGGCGTGTTGGAGACCAGAAAGGATAGCGGAGGCAATTACCTCTGTCCCAAATGTATCGCCGAGGGGTTAACCCTCCCGGTGATCGAGCGGAAAAGCTATTTCCTCCCCTCGCTGGCGCTGACCCCACTCTATCTGCGTTCTACCGTGATCCCCCGGAAGATTCTGGATCACAACCTGGCACTTATCATTGACAATTACAAGAGGAAAGGAGAGGTCTCCTCGCGCGAAGGATCCGCCATAACCATCGGATACGAGTATGGCTTCTTTCTCTACGCGCTGAGCAGGTACAAGGAGCCGCTTGCAGCAAGGATTCTTGCCGACATGCTCTCCATCGTGGATGAAACCGGAGCCTGGGTGGAATATTATAACAACGGGGTCCCCATGGGTTGTAACTACAGGCCTTGGGAAAGTGCAATCAATATAGAAGCCATCATCTCGTATGCAACAAGCTATAACAAATAG